The Aggregicoccus sp. 17bor-14 genome window below encodes:
- a CDS encoding DUF1338 domain-containing protein, whose amino-acid sequence MSASPATATRLLELLWDRYAAEVAPARTFAQLSGGTFRNDHVAFRSLARPGGGIALFRRVFEPLGWRPAGAYGFPDAKLDAIYLAHPAGLPRVFLSELRAHELSAGAQALLAALAPDPAPPGGQDAEALAAWFDAPPPPQEEEALLALEKESQYGAWLLAFGRKVNHFTGAVDDIEAWVARMRAAGVGMKAEIEGAPGTALRQTATQAHPLPVRLVGGGSRPWPYAYFEIAQRSAGFDGFLGPQARALFDMTKREA is encoded by the coding sequence ATGAGCGCCTCCCCTGCCACCGCCACCCGCCTCCTCGAGCTGCTCTGGGACCGCTACGCCGCGGAGGTCGCGCCCGCGCGCACCTTCGCCCAGCTGTCCGGCGGCACCTTCCGCAACGACCACGTCGCCTTCCGCTCGCTCGCGCGGCCCGGCGGCGGCATCGCCCTGTTCCGCCGCGTCTTCGAGCCCCTGGGCTGGCGCCCCGCCGGCGCCTACGGCTTCCCGGACGCGAAGCTGGACGCCATCTACCTCGCGCACCCCGCGGGGCTGCCGCGCGTGTTCCTCTCCGAGCTGCGCGCGCACGAGCTCTCGGCCGGCGCGCAGGCGCTGCTCGCGGCGCTCGCGCCGGACCCCGCGCCCCCCGGGGGCCAGGACGCCGAGGCGCTCGCCGCGTGGTTCGACGCGCCCCCGCCGCCGCAGGAGGAGGAGGCGCTGCTCGCGCTGGAGAAGGAGAGCCAGTACGGCGCGTGGCTGCTCGCCTTCGGGCGCAAGGTGAACCACTTCACCGGCGCGGTGGACGACATCGAGGCGTGGGTCGCCCGGATGCGCGCGGCCGGGGTGGGGATGAAGGCGGAGATCGAGGGCGCCCCCGGCACGGCGCTGCGCCAGACGGCGACCCAGGCGCACCCGCTGCCGGTGCGGCTCGTGGGCGGGGGCAGCCGCCCCTGGCCCTACGCGTACTTCGAGATCGCCCAGCGCTCGGCCGGCTTCGACGGCTTCCTCGGGCCGCAGGCGCGCGCCCTCTTCGACATGACGAAGCGCGAGGCGTGA
- a CDS encoding metallophosphoesterase, which translates to MPIILHISDCQFGSLCMAKPTDPNKPESINNDPLIVQFFSTVQKWPKPDAITLTGDVTTRAAPVEFLQAEAFLSRLSMHWGGEAIPTFMVPGNHDVSWDISKLDGAEAPGFRGMRFAPYLLATENLDGETRCAHKLKPSESSHFVHSLLIPQAGLLITGINSAVEEDHDASPHHGYVAPKQLEMLEAILESTHADYRIVALHHHLRPLKDPPKWRDYSTATNAQALTDLLGKHKIDLVIHGHRHCPNYDVAVSSTWMTHVFGAGSLATVPTERGGGDIHCSAHLINIENRDGGIAYGEIRTIRLYGSSGAWSWKTQEDEFPSLKRFGRIITPQELDQLVVGVVSVLPKHGGRIGQALAGLTALRGVALDEIKHAASKHLGSAGLTLGESSRDLHDWVAYPTLP; encoded by the coding sequence ATGCCCATCATTCTGCATATCTCTGACTGTCAGTTCGGCAGCCTCTGCATGGCGAAGCCAACAGATCCGAACAAGCCAGAGTCAATTAACAACGACCCCCTGATCGTGCAGTTCTTCTCAACGGTCCAGAAGTGGCCCAAACCGGACGCCATCACGCTCACCGGGGACGTGACAACGCGGGCAGCGCCAGTTGAGTTTCTGCAGGCCGAAGCCTTTTTGTCGCGCCTGTCAATGCATTGGGGAGGAGAAGCTATTCCGACCTTCATGGTTCCTGGAAACCATGACGTTTCTTGGGACATCTCGAAATTGGACGGGGCCGAAGCGCCAGGATTTCGGGGGATGCGGTTTGCGCCATACCTGTTGGCGACAGAGAATCTCGACGGTGAAACTCGCTGCGCGCACAAACTAAAGCCAAGCGAGAGCTCGCACTTCGTTCACAGCCTTTTGATCCCCCAAGCTGGACTGTTAATCACGGGAATCAATAGCGCTGTCGAGGAGGATCATGACGCAAGTCCTCACCATGGCTATGTCGCTCCGAAGCAGCTTGAGATGCTCGAAGCGATTCTCGAAAGCACGCACGCCGACTATCGGATCGTTGCACTTCACCACCATCTGCGCCCCTTGAAGGACCCGCCGAAATGGCGTGATTACTCAACTGCAACGAACGCACAAGCGCTGACAGACCTTCTTGGGAAGCACAAAATCGATCTTGTGATCCACGGCCACCGCCACTGCCCAAACTACGATGTCGCAGTCTCGTCGACCTGGATGACACATGTATTTGGAGCAGGGTCGCTCGCAACCGTGCCCACTGAGCGCGGCGGCGGCGACATACACTGCAGCGCTCACTTGATTAACATTGAGAATCGGGACGGGGGAATTGCGTACGGCGAAATACGAACCATCCGGCTTTACGGCAGCTCGGGAGCGTGGTCGTGGAAGACTCAAGAAGACGAGTTCCCCTCACTCAAGCGCTTCGGAAGAATCATCACTCCGCAAGAACTGGATCAACTAGTCGTTGGGGTTGTTTCTGTGCTCCCAAAACATGGCGGACGCATTGGACAAGCGCTGGCGGGCCTCACAGCTTTGCGCGGAGTGGCGTTGGACGAAATTAAACATGCAGCAAGCAAGCACCTTGGGAGTGCAGGACTAACCCTTGGCGAGAGCAGCCGTGACCTACACGACTGGGTCGCCTATCCAACGCTGCCCTAA
- a CDS encoding diguanylate cyclase, with amino-acid sequence MAERVAARVLVVEDDPAILRLMQQVLSQDFNVFTAASGEEALAVLRAERVHAVVADQMLPGIVGVELLRQVSVEQPHAARILVTASARVEDAQDAINVAKVKRFLAKPFRTGELLSTVGEAVHEAALGEIKTQLVAELKERNSHLSRTLEALEVRDQGLLKKLEGLAFRDGLTSLFTHRYFQEALSAELARVRRRTRCFALLFADVDGFRAYNLARGYAEGDALLRELARLLAVPEVTPVRSASPQDIAARYGSNRFSLLLPQTERARALETAERIRAGAERLELPGGARITVSVSVALFPEHGGSEQALIQAGERALREAKAAGGNRVEVASAE; translated from the coding sequence ATGGCGGAGCGGGTCGCAGCGAGGGTGCTGGTGGTCGAGGACGACCCGGCCATCCTGCGCCTGATGCAGCAGGTGCTCTCGCAGGACTTCAACGTCTTCACCGCCGCCTCGGGCGAGGAGGCGCTCGCGGTGCTGCGCGCCGAGCGCGTGCACGCGGTGGTGGCGGACCAGATGCTGCCGGGCATCGTGGGGGTGGAGCTCTTGCGCCAGGTGAGCGTGGAGCAGCCGCACGCCGCCCGCATCCTCGTCACCGCGAGCGCCCGGGTGGAGGACGCGCAGGACGCCATCAACGTGGCCAAGGTGAAGCGCTTCCTCGCCAAGCCCTTTCGCACGGGGGAGCTGCTCTCCACCGTGGGCGAGGCCGTGCACGAGGCGGCGCTCGGGGAGATCAAGACCCAGCTGGTGGCCGAGCTGAAGGAGCGCAACAGCCACCTGTCGCGCACGCTGGAGGCGCTGGAGGTGCGCGACCAGGGGTTGCTCAAGAAGCTGGAGGGGCTCGCCTTCCGCGACGGGCTCACCAGCCTCTTCACCCACCGCTACTTCCAGGAGGCGCTCAGCGCGGAGCTCGCCCGCGTGCGCCGCCGCACCCGCTGCTTCGCGCTGCTCTTCGCGGACGTGGACGGCTTTCGCGCCTACAACCTCGCGCGCGGCTACGCGGAAGGAGACGCGCTCCTGCGCGAGCTCGCGCGCCTGCTCGCCGTGCCCGAGGTCACCCCGGTGCGCAGCGCCAGCCCCCAGGACATCGCCGCGCGCTACGGCAGCAACCGCTTCAGCCTGCTGCTGCCCCAGACCGAGCGGGCGCGCGCGCTCGAGACCGCCGAGCGCATCCGCGCGGGCGCGGAGCGGCTCGAGCTGCCCGGCGGCGCGCGCATCACCGTGAGCGTGTCCGTGGCGCTGTTCCCAGAGCACGGTGGCAGCGAGCAGGCGCTCATCCAGGCCGGCGAGCGCGCCCTGCGCGAGGCCAAGGCGGCCGGCGGAAACCGCGTGGAGGTGGCCTCGGCGGAGTAG
- a CDS encoding pitrilysin family protein, with amino-acid sequence MHALIALALSAALTATPTPTPTAPPGQREQPPAPGKPADIRIPQRRELSLPNGLQVTLAPYGNMPKVDVELVVATGNVHEGPTETWLADLTAQMLPEGSTQHSAEQLAQQAAKMGGAIEQSVSPDETSVGGTVLSEYAPDLVRLVAEVVRHPAFPEQDFQRVRADALRNLSIAKSQPQTLSQERFLAVTYPNHPYGRMLPPEAQLQGYSVQQVKDFYAKNFGARRSHLYVVGRFDERAVEAALREAFGDWEAGPAPEHHVPKPTVKRAVHVIDRPGSVQSALRVGLPVVDPSNPDYIKLMVTNTLLGGSFGSRITRNIREAKGYTYSPYSQLSSRYRDTFWTEVADVTTNVTGPSLKEIFGEVNRLQAQPPSQAELDAIKNYVVGTFVLQNSARGGILSRLRFMDLHELPDSYLEDYVKNVMAVTPEDVQQMARKYLKDENMVVVITGDKKAIEKQVKPFGPVIVNPGK; translated from the coding sequence ATGCACGCACTCATCGCCCTCGCCCTCTCGGCAGCCCTGACGGCCACCCCCACTCCGACTCCCACGGCGCCTCCGGGCCAGCGCGAGCAGCCGCCCGCGCCCGGCAAGCCCGCGGACATCCGCATCCCGCAGCGCCGCGAGCTCTCCCTGCCCAACGGGCTGCAGGTGACGCTCGCCCCGTACGGCAACATGCCCAAGGTGGACGTGGAGCTCGTGGTGGCCACGGGCAACGTGCACGAGGGGCCCACCGAGACCTGGCTCGCGGACCTCACCGCCCAGATGCTGCCGGAGGGCAGCACCCAGCACAGCGCCGAGCAGCTCGCGCAGCAGGCCGCGAAGATGGGCGGCGCCATCGAGCAGAGCGTCAGCCCGGACGAGACCAGCGTGGGCGGCACCGTGCTCAGCGAGTACGCGCCCGACCTGGTGCGCCTGGTGGCCGAGGTCGTGCGCCACCCCGCCTTCCCCGAGCAGGACTTCCAGCGGGTGCGCGCGGATGCGCTGCGCAACCTGAGCATCGCGAAGAGCCAGCCGCAGACGCTGAGCCAGGAGCGCTTCCTCGCCGTCACCTACCCGAACCACCCCTACGGCCGCATGCTCCCGCCCGAGGCGCAGCTGCAGGGCTACTCGGTGCAGCAGGTGAAGGACTTCTACGCGAAGAACTTCGGGGCGCGCCGCAGCCACCTCTACGTGGTGGGCCGCTTCGACGAGCGCGCGGTGGAGGCGGCGCTGCGCGAGGCCTTCGGCGACTGGGAGGCAGGCCCCGCGCCCGAGCACCACGTGCCCAAGCCCACGGTGAAGCGCGCGGTGCACGTCATCGACCGGCCGGGCTCGGTGCAGAGCGCGCTGCGGGTGGGGCTGCCCGTCGTGGACCCCAGCAACCCGGACTACATCAAGCTGATGGTCACCAACACGCTGCTGGGCGGCTCCTTCGGCAGCCGCATCACGCGCAACATCCGCGAGGCCAAGGGCTACACCTACTCGCCCTACAGCCAGCTCAGCTCACGCTACCGCGACACCTTCTGGACGGAGGTCGCGGACGTCACCACCAACGTGACCGGCCCCTCGCTCAAGGAGATCTTCGGCGAGGTGAACCGCCTGCAGGCGCAGCCGCCCTCGCAGGCGGAGCTGGACGCCATCAAGAACTACGTGGTGGGCACCTTCGTGCTGCAGAACTCGGCGCGCGGCGGGATCCTCTCCCGGCTGCGCTTCATGGACCTGCACGAGCTGCCGGACAGCTACCTCGAGGACTACGTGAAGAACGTGATGGCGGTGACGCCCGAGGACGTGCAGCAGATGGCGCGCAAGTACCTCAAGGACGAGAACATGGTGGTGGTCATCACCGGCGACAAGAAGGCCATCGAGAAGCAGGTGAAGCCCTTCGGCCCGGTGATCGTGAACCCGGGCAAGTGA
- a CDS encoding pitrilysin family protein has translation MKRSPAVRRWRTPPLAAAAMLAAGSLACGGPKAAQRTEAPAAPPPAAPAAQAAPPRQEAPAQPAFQVPVEYHTLDNGLKVVLSRDATAPKVAVAVYYNIGFRIEPRDRTGFAHLFEHMMFQGSKNLGKNAFIGLVQANGGILNGSTRFDFTNYFEIVPSHTLETMLWAEADRMRGLAVTQDNLVNQQNVVKNEVRVNVLNQPYGGFPWLDMPQHANTNWYNAHNFYGDLKDLDAATLEDVQSFFKTYYAPNNAALVLVGDFEPAQALAWVQKYFGNLPRAQLPAQPDITEPRQEEERRAEKVDALAQRPALAVAYHVPQRNTPEFYAMVLLHELLLDGKDSALYQNLVQQKQLTGDVSGGINLLGNPFDYNGPMLWTVALFHDPDKTPEQLVQAMDESIERVRTQPVDAASLERARVKVRSDLYGQLEQTFGFGTADLLASFALFDNDPGRINRLEGELLKVTPELIQKTAQEYLRPTNRTVLVVKTKPKS, from the coding sequence ATGAAGCGAAGCCCTGCAGTGAGGCGTTGGAGGACCCCGCCGCTCGCCGCCGCCGCCATGCTGGCCGCAGGCAGCCTGGCGTGTGGAGGACCGAAGGCCGCGCAGCGCACCGAGGCGCCCGCCGCGCCGCCGCCGGCCGCTCCGGCCGCCCAGGCCGCGCCGCCCAGGCAGGAGGCCCCCGCGCAGCCGGCCTTCCAGGTGCCGGTGGAGTACCACACGCTGGACAACGGCCTGAAGGTGGTGCTCAGTCGCGACGCAACGGCGCCCAAGGTGGCGGTGGCCGTCTATTACAACATCGGCTTCCGCATCGAGCCGCGCGACCGCACCGGCTTCGCGCACCTCTTCGAGCACATGATGTTCCAGGGCTCGAAGAACCTGGGGAAGAACGCCTTCATCGGCCTGGTGCAGGCCAACGGCGGCATCCTCAACGGCTCCACGCGCTTCGACTTCACCAACTACTTCGAGATCGTCCCGTCGCACACGCTGGAGACGATGCTGTGGGCGGAGGCGGACCGCATGCGCGGGCTCGCCGTCACGCAGGACAACCTCGTCAACCAGCAGAACGTGGTGAAGAACGAGGTGCGGGTGAACGTGCTCAACCAGCCCTACGGGGGCTTCCCCTGGCTGGACATGCCGCAGCACGCGAACACCAACTGGTACAACGCGCACAACTTCTACGGTGACCTGAAGGACCTGGACGCGGCCACGCTCGAGGACGTGCAGTCCTTCTTCAAGACCTACTACGCGCCCAACAACGCGGCGCTGGTGCTGGTGGGGGACTTCGAGCCCGCGCAGGCGCTCGCGTGGGTGCAGAAGTACTTCGGCAACCTCCCGCGCGCGCAGCTGCCCGCGCAGCCGGACATCACCGAGCCGCGCCAGGAAGAGGAGCGGCGCGCGGAGAAGGTGGACGCGCTCGCGCAGCGGCCCGCGCTCGCGGTGGCCTACCACGTCCCCCAGCGCAACACGCCCGAGTTCTACGCGATGGTGCTGCTGCACGAGCTGCTGCTCGACGGCAAGGACAGCGCGCTCTACCAGAACCTGGTGCAGCAGAAGCAGCTCACGGGAGACGTGAGCGGCGGCATCAACCTGCTGGGCAACCCCTTCGACTACAACGGCCCCATGCTCTGGACCGTGGCCCTGTTCCACGACCCGGACAAGACGCCCGAGCAGCTGGTGCAGGCGATGGACGAGTCCATCGAGCGCGTGCGCACGCAGCCCGTGGACGCGGCCTCGCTCGAGCGCGCGCGGGTGAAGGTGCGCTCCGACCTGTACGGCCAGCTGGAGCAGACCTTCGGCTTCGGCACCGCGGACCTGCTCGCCTCCTTCGCCCTCTTCGACAACGACCCGGGCCGCATCAACCGGCTGGAGGGCGAGCTGCTCAAGGTCACCCCCGAGCTCATCCAGAAGACGGCGCAGGAGTACCTGCGCCCCACCAACCGCACCGTCCTCGTCGTGAAGACGAAGCCGAAGTCCTGA
- a CDS encoding SDR family oxidoreductase, with amino-acid sequence MNLVITGANRGIGLELVRQALARGDRIHAGVREPARAEALTALAEGAQGRLRVGALDVASDASVRAFAAQVQGPVHVLVNNAGLRVRPDALEPLDLDGALQAFQVNALGALRVTGALLPRLREAGSGARVVNLSSSLGSIAGNDSGGAYGYRMSKAALNMATRSLAGDLRPEGLLAVALSPGWVRTDMGGGEAPVGVEESAAGLLAVIDGLCPEQSGRFLDFRGQPLGW; translated from the coding sequence ATGAACCTGGTCATCACCGGAGCCAACCGCGGCATCGGCCTCGAGCTCGTGCGCCAGGCGCTCGCGCGCGGAGACCGCATCCACGCTGGCGTGCGCGAGCCCGCGCGCGCCGAGGCGCTCACCGCGCTCGCAGAGGGCGCGCAGGGCCGCCTGCGCGTGGGCGCGCTGGACGTGGCGAGCGATGCGAGCGTGCGCGCCTTCGCCGCGCAGGTGCAGGGGCCCGTGCACGTGCTGGTGAACAACGCGGGCCTGCGCGTGCGCCCGGACGCGCTGGAGCCCCTGGACCTGGACGGGGCGCTGCAGGCCTTCCAGGTCAACGCGCTGGGCGCGCTGCGGGTGACGGGGGCGCTGCTGCCGCGGCTGCGCGAGGCGGGGAGCGGCGCGCGGGTGGTGAACCTCTCCTCGTCGCTCGGCTCCATCGCGGGCAACGACTCGGGCGGGGCGTACGGCTACCGCATGTCCAAGGCGGCCCTGAACATGGCCACGCGCTCGCTCGCCGGGGACCTGCGCCCCGAGGGCCTGCTCGCGGTGGCCCTGAGCCCCGGCTGGGTGCGCACGGACATGGGCGGCGGGGAGGCGCCCGTGGGGGTGGAGGAGAGCGCCGCGGGGCTGCTCGCGGTCATCGACGGGCTCTGCCCCGAGCAGAGCGGCCGCTTCCTCGACTTCCGCGGGCAGCCGCTCGGCTGGTAG
- a CDS encoding serine/threonine-protein kinase: protein MHPDDDDSLSDLPSDASLDSSSDLSSEAAGDPVEPSTPEAGSVLPAARRADVFPAPGWDRYQSVRLLGQGGMGRVFLAYDPRLRRNVALKFLHSNAPVRTSRFFAEARAQARVQHDRVCKVFEVGEVQGKPFIAMQYVDGKSLRQLSPELTLEQKVRLLRDAAEGVHAAHRAGLIHRDLKPSNIMVERTEDGQLKPYVMDFGIARDWQGEGTATGAVLGTPQYMAPEQARGEVKELDRRADVYSLGATLYFLLTGKPPITGDNGLEVISRVNNLEPTPPRQVVPGLPAELESIVLKCLEKERAQRYDSARALAEDLDRYLDGEPVLARSTGRLYRLRKRLRKHKLLVGVVAASVLLVLLAGAQAVRARREAAERERLARRFTEQVEHIEARARYSGLSPLHDTRADRKALQQSMGQLEAEIARAGSLGEGPGRYALGRGHLALGDLPRAHEALRSAWEQGYQEPRVAYALALVLGRLYKEQRLEAEHLRSAELRDAELRRAEQRYRDPALRFLKLSEGSEVPSRPYVTALLAFYEGRLDEALRQLDTEGGAPPWFYEAPTLRGDVLVARAMQHWNQGEREAALADFEAGRTAYARAAAVGESVPEVYDALADLEYSATLVELYGKGDVTPRFARGMEAVQRARAANPEDYTARLLEARFQGRLAEYQLNVGADATEALQRSLEAAHAALALAPERAEARIELARNLRFGASMRQQRGLDPREQLTAALAALDEVPAKQRDYVFHTLHGLVSKVWADYEDEAGLDSLQHWAQAIEAYQAAIALDPEIADARINLGRAYLARARLPQQKDPDAELRLARAALESAQALSSKNVALPFQRAQVSELEALRLRDRGQDPIPRLREALELYRQGLEINARMPQLHNGQGLVHLALARAEWDAGRSPDAELKQAEASFLRAQEVAPQQGLAELNLGELYADRASYALARGEDPTPSVAQASRWGRRAAQQVPGFAAPWVTTARAQDLLAASLLERGRNPSAPLAQARDALHQAFERNPREAGAWGQLGETRALEARWQARRGGARAQHFEEAAEAFRRALELQPRSLEWRLAYGQLCRAWAQWLHGARQPPRPALERGLALAGEVLAARPGLAEARLLHASLLGVDAEVSEPPQREALLARARSELARGVSLNPRLRPPGSEPQGLQGGLTAVGPP, encoded by the coding sequence ATGCACCCCGACGACGACGATTCGCTGAGCGATCTCCCCAGCGACGCCTCGCTGGACTCTTCCAGCGACCTGTCCAGCGAGGCCGCCGGCGACCCGGTGGAGCCCTCCACCCCGGAGGCCGGCTCGGTGCTCCCCGCGGCGCGCCGCGCGGACGTGTTCCCCGCGCCCGGGTGGGACCGCTACCAGTCGGTGCGCCTGCTGGGGCAGGGCGGCATGGGCCGGGTGTTCCTCGCCTACGACCCGCGGCTGCGCCGCAACGTGGCGCTGAAGTTCCTCCACTCCAACGCGCCGGTGCGCACGAGCCGCTTCTTCGCCGAGGCGCGCGCCCAGGCGCGCGTGCAGCACGACCGCGTGTGCAAGGTGTTCGAGGTCGGCGAGGTGCAGGGCAAGCCCTTCATCGCCATGCAGTACGTGGACGGCAAGTCGCTGCGCCAGCTGAGCCCCGAGCTCACGCTGGAGCAGAAGGTGCGGCTCCTGCGCGACGCCGCCGAGGGCGTGCACGCCGCCCACCGCGCGGGCCTCATCCACCGCGACTTGAAGCCCAGCAACATCATGGTCGAGCGCACCGAGGACGGTCAGCTCAAGCCCTACGTGATGGACTTCGGCATCGCGCGCGACTGGCAGGGCGAGGGCACGGCCACGGGCGCGGTGCTGGGCACGCCCCAGTACATGGCGCCGGAGCAGGCGCGCGGCGAGGTGAAGGAGCTGGACCGGCGCGCGGACGTGTACTCGCTGGGGGCCACGCTCTACTTCCTGCTCACCGGCAAGCCGCCCATCACGGGAGACAACGGCCTGGAGGTCATCAGCCGCGTGAACAACCTGGAGCCCACGCCGCCGCGCCAGGTGGTGCCGGGGCTGCCCGCGGAGCTCGAGAGCATCGTGCTCAAGTGCCTCGAGAAGGAGCGCGCCCAGCGCTACGACTCGGCACGCGCGCTCGCGGAGGACCTGGACCGCTACCTGGACGGAGAGCCGGTGCTCGCGCGCTCCACGGGGCGGCTGTACCGGCTGCGCAAGCGGCTGCGAAAGCACAAGCTGCTGGTCGGGGTGGTGGCGGCCAGCGTGCTGCTGGTGCTGCTCGCGGGCGCGCAGGCCGTGCGGGCGCGGCGCGAGGCGGCCGAGCGCGAGCGCCTGGCGCGCCGCTTCACCGAGCAGGTGGAGCACATCGAGGCGCGCGCCCGCTACTCCGGGCTCTCGCCGCTGCACGACACCCGCGCCGACCGCAAGGCGCTGCAGCAGAGCATGGGGCAGCTCGAGGCGGAGATCGCGCGCGCGGGCTCGCTGGGCGAGGGCCCGGGCCGCTACGCGCTGGGCCGCGGCCACCTCGCGCTGGGAGACCTGCCCCGCGCGCACGAAGCGCTGCGCTCCGCCTGGGAGCAGGGCTACCAGGAGCCGCGCGTGGCGTACGCGCTCGCGCTGGTGCTGGGGCGCCTCTACAAGGAGCAGCGCCTGGAGGCCGAGCACCTGCGGTCCGCCGAGCTGCGCGACGCGGAGCTGCGCCGCGCGGAGCAGCGCTACCGCGACCCGGCGCTGCGCTTCCTCAAGCTCAGCGAGGGCAGCGAGGTGCCCAGCCGCCCCTACGTCACCGCGCTGCTCGCCTTCTACGAGGGGCGCCTGGACGAGGCGCTGCGCCAGCTGGACACCGAGGGCGGCGCGCCCCCCTGGTTCTACGAGGCCCCCACGCTGCGCGGCGACGTGCTCGTCGCGCGCGCGATGCAGCACTGGAACCAGGGCGAGCGGGAGGCGGCCCTCGCGGACTTCGAGGCGGGCCGCACGGCCTACGCCCGGGCGGCCGCCGTGGGCGAGAGCGTGCCGGAGGTGTACGACGCGCTCGCGGACCTGGAGTATTCCGCCACGCTGGTGGAGCTGTACGGGAAGGGGGACGTCACGCCGCGCTTCGCGCGCGGCATGGAGGCGGTGCAGCGCGCGCGCGCCGCGAACCCGGAGGACTACACCGCGCGCCTGCTCGAGGCCCGCTTCCAGGGCCGGCTCGCCGAGTACCAGCTCAACGTCGGCGCGGATGCGACCGAGGCGCTGCAGCGCTCGCTCGAGGCGGCCCACGCCGCGCTCGCGCTCGCTCCCGAGCGCGCGGAGGCGCGCATCGAGCTGGCGCGCAACCTGCGCTTCGGGGCCTCCATGCGCCAGCAGCGGGGCCTGGACCCGCGCGAGCAGCTCACGGCGGCGCTCGCCGCCCTGGACGAGGTCCCGGCGAAGCAGCGCGACTACGTCTTCCACACCCTTCACGGCCTCGTCTCCAAGGTCTGGGCGGACTACGAGGACGAGGCCGGGCTGGACTCGCTCCAGCACTGGGCCCAGGCCATCGAGGCGTACCAGGCGGCGATCGCCCTGGACCCGGAGATCGCCGACGCGCGGATCAACCTGGGCCGCGCCTACCTCGCCCGCGCCCGCCTCCCGCAGCAGAAGGACCCGGACGCCGAGCTGCGGCTGGCGCGCGCTGCGCTCGAGTCCGCGCAGGCCCTCAGCTCCAAGAACGTCGCGCTCCCCTTCCAGCGCGCACAGGTCAGCGAGCTGGAGGCTCTGCGCCTGCGCGACCGGGGGCAGGACCCCATCCCGCGGCTGCGGGAAGCGCTGGAGCTCTACCGGCAGGGCCTGGAGATCAATGCCCGCATGCCCCAGCTCCACAACGGCCAGGGCCTCGTGCACCTCGCGCTCGCGCGCGCAGAGTGGGACGCGGGGCGCTCGCCGGACGCGGAGCTGAAGCAGGCCGAGGCCTCCTTCCTGCGCGCCCAGGAGGTGGCCCCGCAGCAGGGGCTCGCGGAGCTCAACCTCGGCGAGCTGTACGCCGACCGGGCCTCCTATGCGCTCGCGCGCGGAGAGGACCCTACCCCCAGCGTGGCGCAGGCCTCCCGATGGGGGCGCCGCGCGGCGCAGCAGGTGCCCGGGTTCGCCGCGCCCTGGGTGACGACGGCGCGCGCCCAGGACCTGCTCGCCGCCTCGCTGCTCGAGCGCGGTCGCAACCCCTCCGCGCCCCTCGCCCAGGCGCGCGACGCGCTCCACCAAGCCTTCGAGCGCAACCCCCGGGAGGCGGGCGCCTGGGGCCAGCTCGGCGAGACGCGGGCGCTCGAGGCCCGGTGGCAGGCGCGGCGGGGCGGGGCGCGGGCACAGCACTTCGAGGAGGCCGCCGAGGCCTTCCGCCGGGCGCTGGAGCTGCAGCCGCGCAGCCTCGAGTGGCGGCTGGCCTACGGCCAGCTCTGCCGCGCCTGGGCGCAGTGGCTGCACGGGGCGCGGCAGCCGCCGCGCCCTGCGCTCGAGCGCGGGCTCGCGCTCGCCGGCGAGGTCCTCGCCGCGCGCCCCGGGCTCGCCGAGGCCCGGCTGCTGCACGCGAGCCTCCTGGGCGTGGACGCCGAGGTCTCGGAGCCCCCGCAGCGGGAGGCGCTGCTCGCGCGCGCCCGGTCGGAGCTCGCCCGGGGCGTGTCCCTCAACCCCCGGCTGCGGCCGCCGGGGAGCGAGCCGCAGGGGCTCCAGGGCGGGCTGACGGCCGTGGGTCCGCCTTAG